The Festucalex cinctus isolate MCC-2025b chromosome 12, RoL_Fcin_1.0, whole genome shotgun sequence genome segment GTATTAGATATTTTTAGAATCCCGTTTTTGAAAAACAACGcagtttttaaagatttttccttttgaatgattaaaaaaaatcttgccaccaattagggctgtgcaaataatctaaattcaattaaaatttcaattacatttcacaattgcaaaatcagcataatcattaaaatatatttgaaaaaataaatgcgcatcctaatcatgatttccattgttaccaaaataattgtgaatatTTTCCTCATAATCGTTCAACCCTACCACCAACGCACTTCAACAGACGTCCGACTGCACTCTTTATATTGGACGTCATGAAAAatggaaatgtttaaaaaaaaaaaaaaaaaaaaaagtgttgcaaaAAGTCGCCATACCTGCTTCCAAATGAAACTATAACAAAGTAAAAGAAGAAACGTTAAAATTTGTTTGATACCACACATTAGAAAGGAATCAATGAACAAAGTTTCTCCAGATTTTTTATTCCTCTTTCAGACAAGACAAGCAAaacaattgaacttttttttttttttgcataacagTAGTACAGCAGCGGCCTAaggatagaaatatatttttttcttttcttcagtgTAAAAATAACTCTGGCCGGCCCGTGGTTAGTGCAAACGCATTGAAATAAGTGAGGCACGCGGCGTGCGGGCGCTCGTTCAATGACACTCAAGTGCTAATGGCGAACGTCACTTAATGCCAACTCGTCCTAAATGCCAATCGGTTATAAAAAAAAGGCCGCTGTCAACTTCCTGCATCGTGCAAAAACACTTCACAAACACTTTCACAAGGCTCGGAAGCTTTCCGTGGGAGTTCACGGCAATTGACACGTTTTGCTACAGGTAATCTATAGTTGACGTATAATTCCCGTATTGTGAATATTCCCAAATTTCCCTATCATAACATCCCAAGAACGTTTTGGAAATATCCCGGAAATGCTCCACATCTTTTGCAActttcaacacacacaaaaaaaaaaaaaaaagggaaaaaaaaaaaagcgctttgTGGTCCCTTGCGGGCGGTAgcgaacaaaaaaaagtgtctcaaaATAAAGTTCAATTCTTCCCCGGTTTATGTTacacgtaaaaaataaatatcagctCTAGTCAGACGTTTCATCGGATTTgtccagaaaaataaaaaataaacaaaggtgGCGTTTATTTGGGTCAGGACGCAAGGACGCCGCGCCGGATGATGTCAGAGCCGTAGCGGCGGGCGAGGGAGGCGTCGCCCCGCAGCTGGTGCGAGTGGCAGCGCTTCAAGCAGGGCTCCAGCACCTCGGTCCCGCCGTCCTCGTTCTCCGCCCCCGTGCGGAGTCTGGTCCTGGGGTGCTGGGCGGGCCCCAGCGCCGGCGTGTTGGTGAGCGGCCGTAGCAACTCTTTGCGCTGCTCTGGCTCGGTCTTCTCGCTCCGCTTGGGGATCCGGAATTTGCCCCAGCCCTTCAGGGACCCGTTGGACACACGGGGAACCTCCGCCGGGGAGTCTTTGAGCTTACCGTGGTTGGGAACATCCGGATTTGCCGAGCTTCTTCGAATTTCTTTGGCTTCCGATGAGCGGATGTCCACCAGCCGGATGGAGACGGTTTTATCCAAATGTTTGGAACTGAACCGGACTTTCTGGGATCCGGCGGAGGTCTCGGAAGCCTCGGCCCAGCGCTTCCTCTTCCGGTCCTCGGGCTCCGCTTGCCTTTCTTTCCGTCGTTCGGGCGCCAGGGTCTCCCTCCGGACAGTTTTCCTGTGCAGTTTCACGCTGATGCTTTCCTGAGAGGTTACCTCCAGCTTCTGGGACTTCACATGCCGAAGCGCGAGGTCGTCACTCAGGTGGTTTGAGGTCCGGGGGTCCGGATCCGCCTCTTTGACCTGCGGGGATTTGGCCTCAAGTGTTCGGGTGTCCTCCTTGGAAACTGGCAGAGAgtcacagagtcctttcctttcACGTGACTTCCCCTTGTCTTGCTTGGACCGTCGTTTAGTCTTGTGTCCCAAGTGGGGAATGTGGCACCCCTGAGAGGTCAGGTGGTCCGCAGAAAAAAGTCGCTGTAGGTTCGCCTCGGACGGATTCCCTGGGGATAAAATGGTGGACCAAAAGTGTTAacgggatcgttcggattttttgacatgaatctctactacatcctcacctccagtgtgtgcgatcagcactgacttacccctgacagcgttctgtgacacgagttctggtccggtgttggacaagaggaaaatagtccagcaagctggctgaggTCAcgaaaataaagcgtttttctactaaaaacaatttgtgttcaaaagagtgatacatttgcatcacaatacttttctgaaaaaaaaagtcagacgccattaccgccggcactacttttctgtttgggTGCGTTTCCATTTCCCTTTTTCGCACAAATAAAagtgatattgtactatttcgataaagtacaatttcgaattgtcggtgtttccattgaagagagtttcgcttctgaggcgcaattctcggaatgtcccgtcttgcgagacctcgctgttttgtaggaggtgctcatgatgtttacggtagactgacacccggtgtagttatattactttaaaaacactcacccctcatcaggcggtttcgggcatttagtgttggtgttgtggtgtatgtccctcggcagtcggcaagcagttctgacatgaaagcgagtggcaccgtacttcctacttcctgtaaccctaaaatgttgttggtcCCATGCAGAAGCTgagtaaaaggcgggttactaattgttaaaaatttctgatgttttctgctaaattaaccagacatggcaggacaggatttcaagctctcctctccttcaactttttGAAGGCGGCTCGCttgattacacctctctctcttttatgctCATGAGGTGCAGTACCCGATACAAATCACTACagaatgtaaaactaaaatacaaacccgaaattaataattctcaaaacaaatagtaattgcaagtttaataaaaaaaacaaaaaaaacaacataaaacaacgtgttacattcctttcctccgtgaccgggcgggtgtcacatgactacaaatgcacaaagtgtttccattacacttctgcgaaatacttctttttcgatacgtctcaaaaagcacctcatgagagcgcaaaaacttttttgcgatatttgagagtttttttgcaaatccggtgtttccacagcttacttttgcgaaacgtgccttttgcgcaaaactgagggtaatggaaacgcaccttttgttcgtatcactgcgcggcgggtagactgatagacgcgcactaatctacaagttatttgtcttttcaaaggcggaaggatcagctgtctgcagcgcgtcgattagctgtctacaggacgacgcgcagtgatacgaacgaacagaaaaagaGTGCCtcgcggtaatggcgtctgactttttttcagaaaagagtattgtgatgcaaacgtatcactcttttgaacacaaattggttttagaagaaaaacgctttatttccgtgaccacagccaacttgctggactattttcctctcgtccaacaccggaccagaactcatgtcacagaacgctgtgaggggtaagtcagtgctgatcgcacacactggaagtgaggatgaaattgagattcatgtcaaaaaaagacgaactatccctttaaaactTGCCGTTTATGGAATGGTTTagagcagggttcaccaattccggtcctcgaggtccggagtcctgcaggtttgagatgtttctgcccactagcacacctgattcatttaATTAGCTCGTCAGCATGCCTGATAGCGACCCTGaactttagtatcaggtgtgttcgtAGGCGGAAACGTCCAAAACCTTGCAGGACTCCGGAAGTCGTGGTCTACAGACTAAGGAACATGGGCTTACCACTGAGCAGCTCTTGGTCTATGAGCCGGACTTGGTGCTGGAAGATCTGCTCCTGGACTCGCCACAAGGAACGCTTTATCTTCTCCCGCCGGGTCACCATGTAGGTCAGGTTGCGGACCTGAGGGGAGCGCAGCGCTGGGTCATTAAGTGAAATGTTGCGGCGTGCTACGCTTCCTGCTCTCAAGGTCAACTACCTCTGTGGAGGAGGAGCCCTACACTCGCCAGTATTATTCTAGGACCACTAACAATGGTCTCGAGGGGGTCATCAACCCCCACAGCATGAGCGCAGTAGCGATCAAACCTTTCTCCAGAGAACCTATATCCTTTCCATTGCCCCTGAGGGTTTTTAGCCTTCACTATTTTCACTTACACTCACCAATAGTCTATAACCCTCTTCTAGGGACCTCTAATCTCCCCAGAAGTAACTGACCCTTCTTCAACAGTGACCGACTCGCTCTAGAGGACCCCTACTAATGGTCTTGTACCCTTTCCCAGGAGTCAAGAACTCTCTGGAGGAGTCCTACCTTCTCCAGTGGTCACCTACCATCTGCTATCATCCTTTATGCTACTCAGAGGACCCATACTGATAGTCTCGCACCCTTTTGAACTCTCTCTAGTGAACCCGAACTCTTGTCAAGGGAACCCTACCTTCTCCAGTGATCACCTAGCCTCTGGTTTGGTCCCTTATTCTCCAATTTCAAACCCCCTCCGGAGGATCTCTTCCCTCTGCAGTCATCCCCCATTCTGTGTCATGGTCCCTTCACCCTCCGAAGAGGACCCTCGACCAATTATCCGTCTAGATCACATCCACCTTTTCTGGTCAACTATCCTCTGCAGTGGTCACTCCCCAGAAGACCCTAATTGTCACCCACGCATTCCAATGGTTCTTAACCCCCCTCTGCAGGGGGACACGTACATGCCCTCTCAGACCCTCTCCAAAGATAACTAACCTTCTCCAGAGGAGCGCCATCCTCTCCAGTGGTCAACAAACCCTTCCTCACGGTCATTCACCCACAACCTCTCAACGGACGACTTTCCCTGCCTTCCTTAGGGCAGTGTTTACcaaacctttattgagccaaggcctTCATTTTAGGAATCCGTGACCTATCCTGTGGACTCAGTTTGTGGATACAGTTTTATGCTACCTTCTTCCATGCCATAGGAGTATTTCATTGTACGAGAAGATGGACATGGTTATTTGTGATTGATGATAGCTTTCAGGAAAATTTAGTACAAGTGGACAATCTATAACTGATGATCTATATCTGCATACTAGTGTGGACCGTGGTGGGAAATCACTGCCCCTAGAGGACCCTGTCAATTATCTTTCACCCTTTCCAGAGGACTCCTCGTCTTCCCAATAGTTGCCTTCCCTCTCCAGTGGTCGCGCATTATTCTGTTATTGTGCCCTATCCGCAAGAGCACGCCACCCAACCGACTTCCAACCTCTCCAAGTGTCTCTGACCCTTCTCAGTGGATTCTCTCCGTCTGCAACAGTTACCTACCCTGTTGGGGTACCGGATTATAGTTCAATGACCCCCTACAATTGTCTTTCACCCTCTCTAGTGGCATCCTACCTTCTCTGGTCACCTACCCTCAATCTGTGGTCAGAGAACCTCGACTAGAATTCTATTCTATTACTATGAGTCTAGCCAGTGCCACTATTATTTCACTCTTCAAAAGGTCACCAACCTTCTCTCCAGGGGACCACGAGTAGTTACCCATGCTCGTTGACCTAGAGCAGAGTCCACcaattctggtcctcgaggtccggaatCCTGCAGGTGTTCgatgtttccgcccactagcacacctgattcatataatcagctcatccgCATGGATGACAACGATCCTGatatctttagtatcaggtgtgatGGTAGGCAGAAAAATCTCAAACCGCAGGACTCCAGAccccgaggaccggaattggtgagcCCTGACCTAGAGGTACCCTCCAATTGAATTGAACACTCCCCAGGAGCTCTAATGGTACCCTCCTCCCCAGATGACCCCCATCAATAGTCTTTTAACCTGTCAAAGGGGGACCACCCCTGTCCAGAGGGTTTCCAATCCTCTTCAACGGTCACCAATGCAATCCATTAATCATTCTTTCTGGCGAGGGGGGCCCCAACCCATTCCTGTGTTCACCTACCCTCTCCAGGTCTTGGCGGAGGTGCGTGAAGAGCTGCAGGCGCCTCAGCAGCACCTCCTGCTCGCGTCGGGCCAGGCTGTCCTCTTCGTCCTTCTTGGGCGTGAGCAGCGGCTGGTTGAAGTTGGCTTTGCGCTTCAGCTTCCAGTACTGGTAGAGGAAGTCCACCATCTCGGGCGCCATCTTGAGGTGCTGGCCCACCTCCTCGGCGTCGACAAACTGGTAAAAAAACTCCTCCATCTCTTGCAGCTTCATCTTGCGGAGGTTGACACGCTTATCCTGCGGGTCACGCTGGCGGACGAGGCACAAAGACGACggcgaggaggaagaggaggaggaggagggtttGGTGAGGCCAGGGGGTGGGGCCGagtcatcttcctcctcccctCTGACCCTCCCCCGCCGTTTGCCCTTCTTGCTCCCCACGCCTTCCTCCTTCTCGCCTTCAGCACCAGAGTCTCGCTCCCTAAAGTCGCCGCCCTCCAGGCCCGAATGCTTAGGACAGTAAGACTTGAACTTGACTTCGTCGTCCTGGGTGAGGACGGTGGTCATCTCCAAACCGGCGTGAAGGCCGCACGTCACGTGGAAGGCAACGCGGCAGTTTTTGGCAGAGCACTGCAAGGCGGGAGATGGCGGGGTTAGTACACAAAAATATTGAGATTCACACCAATGTCATCCAAAACACAGAACGACGATGCATTGCATACACAGCAAAATCTAATGAAACAATGTAAATGAACACCtgtaaaaaatatgaaataccgAAAAAGCCAAAACCCTTTGGAATGGGTTAAACATCAATTATGTGCCAGGGGGAAACCTACTACATACAATTTTTgtcaatttcatattttctttCATAAATGGATACTGCTGGTCAGTCCCCATGTGGGTCTGTAATCAAAAGTGTTTCAAACAGGGTGCACTAGTTAATAATAGAATGTctaataatgcttttttttccccatggaaaaaaaataaagttttggaAATGCGAGGTCTCTGCTCGACAGCGATATAATGCTATTTTTGAAGCGTACAGAACATTAAATGTGGTCTGATTGGCCATTAAATATGATGTGAATGTTCGACATTATGTCCTTTTTCCTTAGTTTTTGGAAAAACAACTTTGACAACCACAAATGTAATAGATtcgtttttaaatttttaatttatatagaaAAATACACACCCTGA includes the following:
- the jade1 gene encoding protein Jade-1 isoform X2; amino-acid sequence: MKRSRHPSSSDDSDNASSSTCWSQHSSQARRRSRQKPSEVFRTDLITAMKLHDSHQLNPEDYYVLADPWRQEWEKGVQVPVSPQSIPQPSARALADKCKEVMFVRPKKLIRTSAAQALGYVDIRTLAEGMCRYDLNEEDVTWLQVANEEFAKLALPTLDEFSMERTLEEFERRCHDNMTHATETQEGLGIEYDEDVVCDVCQSPDGEDNNEMVFCDKCNICVHQACYGIQKVPKGSWLCRICALGILPKCQLCPKKGGAMKPTRSGTKWVHVSCALWIPEVSIGNPEKMEPITNVSHIPSNRWALNCCLCKEKTGACIQCSAKNCRVAFHVTCGLHAGLEMTTVLTQDDEVKFKSYCPKHSGLEGGDFRERDSGAEGEKEEGVGSKKGKRRGRVRGEEEDDSAPPPGLTKPSSSSSSSSPSSLCLVRQRDPQDKRVNLRKMKLQEMEEFFYQFVDAEEVGQHLKMAPEMVDFLYQYWKLKRKANFNQPLLTPKKDEEDSLARREQEVLLRRLQLFTHLRQDLERVRNLTYMVTRREKIKRSLWRVQEQIFQHQVRLIDQELLSGNPSEANLQRLFSADHLTSQGCHIPHLGHKTKRRSKQDKGKSRERKGLCDSLPVSKEDTRTLEAKSPQVKEADPDPRTSNHLSDDLALRHVKSQKLEVTSQESISVKLHRKTVRRETLAPERRKERQAEPEDRKRKRWAEASETSAGSQKVRFSSKHLDKTVSIRLVDIRSSEAKEIRRSSANPDVPNHGKLKDSPAEVPRVSNGSLKGWGKFRIPKRSEKTEPEQRKELLRPLTNTPALGPAQHPRTRLRTGAENEDGGTEVLEPCLKRCHSHQLRGDASLARRYGSDIIRRGVLAS
- the jade1 gene encoding protein Jade-1 isoform X1: MWNAGQAELRAPTAAHHQEKRRLASSRRAPVKLELLRRATMKRSRHPSSSDDSDNASSSTCWSQHSSQARRRSRQKPSEVFRTDLITAMKLHDSHQLNPEDYYVLADPWRQEWEKGVQVPVSPQSIPQPSARALADKCKEVMFVRPKKLIRTSAAQALGYVDIRTLAEGMCRYDLNEEDVTWLQVANEEFAKLALPTLDEFSMERTLEEFERRCHDNMTHATETQEGLGIEYDEDVVCDVCQSPDGEDNNEMVFCDKCNICVHQACYGIQKVPKGSWLCRICALGILPKCQLCPKKGGAMKPTRSGTKWVHVSCALWIPEVSIGNPEKMEPITNVSHIPSNRWALNCCLCKEKTGACIQCSAKNCRVAFHVTCGLHAGLEMTTVLTQDDEVKFKSYCPKHSGLEGGDFRERDSGAEGEKEEGVGSKKGKRRGRVRGEEEDDSAPPPGLTKPSSSSSSSSPSSLCLVRQRDPQDKRVNLRKMKLQEMEEFFYQFVDAEEVGQHLKMAPEMVDFLYQYWKLKRKANFNQPLLTPKKDEEDSLARREQEVLLRRLQLFTHLRQDLERVRNLTYMVTRREKIKRSLWRVQEQIFQHQVRLIDQELLSGNPSEANLQRLFSADHLTSQGCHIPHLGHKTKRRSKQDKGKSRERKGLCDSLPVSKEDTRTLEAKSPQVKEADPDPRTSNHLSDDLALRHVKSQKLEVTSQESISVKLHRKTVRRETLAPERRKERQAEPEDRKRKRWAEASETSAGSQKVRFSSKHLDKTVSIRLVDIRSSEAKEIRRSSANPDVPNHGKLKDSPAEVPRVSNGSLKGWGKFRIPKRSEKTEPEQRKELLRPLTNTPALGPAQHPRTRLRTGAENEDGGTEVLEPCLKRCHSHQLRGDASLARRYGSDIIRRGVLAS